The window atcaaCCAACTGTAAACAGTAATTATCTCCAGTTAGCCAACTGTTTCTTAATCTCCTGATCTCAAAAACAAATTAAGTAGCCATAACCTAGATTGATCTTTGAACAGATTAACTTAAAGTAGTTAAAACGAACCACATACCAGGTGATCCATTTTTGGACTAAAAGCACCTTTAGATCCAGAAGGTAATTCCCCAACAAAAACCAATCCCTTTGGGATAGATTTCTGAACAAGAAGGTGCCTAATGCCCTTCGTTGCTTCCTCATACATatcatataaatacttgaaattacCATCTCGTTCAGCTCCCTGCTGAAGCCACACTTTAATTAAGTACTCATAGTAGCTGTCACCACGTGATCCCAAACGGATATTTTCTCCATTAAATTCACCAGAGTGAGGGCTGCATTAATAGAAAGATGATATCAAAACACTAATACCCCTACTATCCCCAGATATATCATAAATTACATTAATCTACAAAAGAACATTTCCAAGAGAAAAATGTATGAAAACATATATATGAATAACAACAATGTACCAGCTCCATGCTTAGCAACAGaataaagaatataaaacattCTATACTGAAATATGAGGACTTATATATTGCAAATTCACATTCTGataaatactttcctaaatgtACAAAAGTATAGTCATGTAATTAGGGTGTGTTTGGTCCACTGGCATTTAAACTCCTATTCAAATATTTGGTTAAACTCCAAAATTTGAGATTTCCGTCAATTTTTCCCAtgttaaaatttcattatcttAGAACTATTTGGCAATTAATGCAAATTTAATACTAAActtctaaataaaaaagagaataaaaaaggacagtccaattttcttttattttcattccctatgaatggaggaaaaaaaaaatcatccttaCAAAGGTAAGGCATCCTCTCAACTTTGAGGAAATCTCATATCCAAGGAAATCAACATTTCCCAAAGTTATGCGCCCATCAAACAGGGTAATCCCATACTTGAAAATGTGATATTCACTGACATCTAAACTTAGGAATGGAATCATATTGATAAAAATGAATCCCAGAATGTAATATACACGAGATCACTCTGATATTTGGTTCAGGTTAGATCTTTGATAggcaatttctttatttattaataaatccaaTTTCTATAAATACTATCTCGGAAAATAGGATTGTCATGTAAAACTTCCAAAGATGTGTACATCGAACATGGTAATCTTATACTTTGAAATAAGATAACCATTATCTAGCTCAGAGACCTGTGAACCAAACAAATCCCTAAGAGCTTAAAACATCAAGCAGAGGCCAAGTGACATACAAAAGGCTGAAAGCTTTCTTTGATCATTTGAAGATATCCTTCAACTACTAAAGTTGGcatattattgataaaattaatgcATTTGATTGTATAATCAAAGGTATAAGCTATTTCATTGAGTTGCATACAGTGTGACAAGCAGTTCTACACAAGATTGCACAGTTATGGGAGTAAAAGAGTATCGGCAGCAACCATGGCCTTAACTCACACCTAGAACAGGTCCTTGCCAAACCCCACCATCACCAAAAGATGATAACAATTAAAGCGCTGactatgaaaaattttaatgaGCAATGTGATCCAGTTCTGTAACAGGTAAACAGTCTAGCACTTCTacagaataaacaaagaaatgcCAATACCTTATATAGATTGGAACCAGTCCCTCCACCTTTGGAAGAGTCTTTAAATGTTCCAAAACCTTCATGGCTTCCACACCATACTTTGGATCACCAGAAACAGTGCTCAGGTAATTGAATTCAAGCTGTAGAGTGGAAACTTCTGAGGTACTACTCTGTCCATCAGGAGCTGGATGTGCTGAGTGATCTCGTAGAACAACATCGCTGAAGGGAATAGGAGTTGGACTGGAAGTAAAAGCAGATAGCAAAAGATCAGCCAGCTGCTTAGCAGTTTCTAGATAAACAATTGATTTAGGCCCCATATGGGTTGAGTTCATTCCTTGTTCTCCCCCACTTAAATGATAAGCACTTAGAAGACCACCCAAAACACGTATGGTAGTTTCAAATAAATTGACTTGGCCTTTCTCTTTAATCCTATGTGAAAGATGTGTTTCAATCCATGAACCTGCTTCAGTGACAACTTCATCAGCACCCATGATCATGGCAGTATCCAGTGCATCCACAATAGTAGCACCTAGACCTCCTAAGCCATCAACTCCCCTATGGCTAAGAGGCATAAGTTCATCAAAACCCATTGCGTATTTCTTATAGCCAGACCATGCATGGATAAATGCCTTTTTAACACTTTGTTGCCTAGCTATCCATATAGAGTCTGCATTTAACTTCACAGGATCATGGATAAAACTATTATTACTACCTTTCTCATCAGGCGATAATCGAGGAGGAAGCCTTGGTGGTTTTCTCCAAAATCTTCGAAATCTGTTGCCACCATCCATGATGGATTTATCTCCTTCCTTAATGCCTCCCTTAAAAATAACACCTTTTGCAAGTCCATTAGAATCTGAATGGCCAGAACTTGTATTTGTTAGCATCAAATATGCTAAACCACCAATCATCAATAACACTAGAAATTTTCCTGTACTACAACTTATACAATCACGTTTCAGGTTACTGGTGAGCATGGTCTGAGTAATCATCTgtagaaagaaataataaatgaaagttAATTCAAAGGAGCATATCAAACCCTAGAGGAGAGCAAAAAATATGGCTTACAagttaaaaaaagaatgaaaagataAGATAACagaaggaaaaaaggaatattGAAAGGTCATCCTAATTGTTTGGTGAATTTAGTGATAcaagctatttccttttgtTCCTATTTTTGTAATAACTTGCCTTGGCTTCATGCTTGAGCTTATCACTGTGAGAAAATTCAGAGTTGATTTCCCAACATAAACTAGCAAAAATATCTATGGATGCTCCAAATCATTACTATAGATCCAGGTAGAGAGAAACAATCATCATCCTAATGGTCTTATCAGAATGGTTCCATCCTTAGCAATGATCAGAGTTGAATTCCTTCCCTCAGTTGATTAGTGCACAATGTCTAACCGAGATTTATAGGAGCAACAGTGAATAGTAATGTGATTACTGCATACTTCAAATAAGTGTGGATTTAACcaagaaacaaaacaaaccCCAACAAGTAAAAGATTGTGTTCTCCTTTCCCGAGTACAAAGCATGATGAACCAAGAAATCCTTGCATGGCTCACAAACACCCAAAATGGtatggttattttttttttttttgatagataaacaaccaaatatattagaaaaggctaaaaagCCGCATGTATACAGGGGTATACACAAAGGCCCAAAACAAAGAGCTgaaaaaaaagaggggaaaaaccTCGCCCACCCTCAAGTGGCTgcaagccactccaaaaagcctaagagAGAATAGGTTTCCTCACCAatgtacaccctagcccaactccacaaattacatacaaaattttttttgaatttctgaATATCTAACGACCCCCCCTTGAAAGCTAAcctattcatttccttccaaacagTCCAAAATATGCACAACGGGATAGAATTCAaggtcttttttcttttttttttcccacaaaagaacccctccAACTAAGTAACACCTCTTTAACtgactctgggaacacccactgaACTCCAAAAATGGCGAGGGCAATCTCCCAAAGAGTCttaaccactgtacaatgtaaaagaatgtgattcgcattttcctcttcatagccacacaaaaaacaccggTTAGGGAGCTGCCACCCCCTTTTTTGAAGCTTATCCAAGGTGAGGATCTTCCCCCacgaagcttcccaagcaaaaaaagacaCTTTTGTTGGAACCTTATCCATCCAAATGCGTCTGTTCGGGAAGTCACAAGCTGAGGAGCCAATCAGCATTTTGTAAGCACCCTTAGCCCCAAAAACACCATTGCCTTCCCTTTTCCATCTCACAGAATCCTCCTCAGGAGAAGTCCTGAAGTCCCTCAGCAGATTCAGCATATCTCCTATCTggtccagctcccaatcattgaaatctctAGCCAAGctgagattccaacctccttgaccccGGCTAGAGTCCCAAAATGGTATggttataaaaatcaattttagaaaGAAGCATGAATTTTCagtaattttgaataaaagattGAAATTTTAGAGTCTCCTAACTTTTTTTCATGCCTGGATGTTTTTTGTTATTGGGAAATGGAACCATAGATATATGTTGTCTAGCACTATCACTATTTAGTTGCTTATTTTACTTGATATATCATGTTATGTCCTAGAatttgactttttcttttttttttttaaatttgttaaaaccATGCCTTGGAACAAGGTGGAGGatgagtttctttttcttttcccttttttttttccttttcttttttaacaggCAAACACAAAGATACATTGGAAGGCACCAATTGAAAAAAGGGAGCACCCTATGTAAACAGGGAGTATAAGAGAGGTAACACCTATGCACCAAAGACAAGAACAAGCCAGAGGGTGAGTTTATTGCAAATAACTTGGTTGTTTCCATTGAAAGAGAAATTTCTGACAGTTTGAGTTCAGAATCACTCCtagacaatatttattatttgaaagatCATCAAacccataataaaaaaaaaaattatttgcaagATCATCAAGCAGAACATTGATACAAGATATTTggtcattcctttttttttttttggtcattctTTTGTTCACCATACATAACTAGATCATATTTTGCTAAATGTATGATGAAGAtacttatcattattatatttttttggggaatatttttatacatatcttttttaaaattggttCAATGTAATTCTCTAAGCAATCAAGGAGTTGCAAGTTGAGTACTCAATTCTAAgattttgttatataatttgAATATACAACagaattgtatattttttagattCGTTTCTTCATATTACCAGTTCCTGCCAAACCCACAGCCCACTGTTTGAAAAATTCCTGGACCCAACCCTACCCTCCACCACTTGGAACATCAACCTCCATAGTTATTGCCAAACTCTcacactatttttattttttatttttgataggtaaagaaagGATATATTAAAGTGCTTAATAAAAGGCGAGAAAAGGTATACATGGCGTATACAAAGGCATCCAATGGCTAAAAAAgctaagggaaaataaaaaacaactcccCTTGCCTCACTTAGAGCTTAGCCAATCAATGAAGTCCATCGTGGACAAAGAGCTATCATCTATGTACAATCTAACTCactcaaaaaaaatatacataaaagtaCACTTGATTACCTGATTCcctttttcaatgttttcaaaagttttctgatttttttctttccagaTTATCCAAAAGAAACACAAGGGGGCAAGTCTCAAAGCcttcatcctcttcttcttGACACAAGAACCATTCCAACTTAAAAGGACCTCTCTCACAAAAAAGTGCATCACCCATCCTATCCTTAAAAGGAGAATAAATAAGAAGCCATAACATGACTGCTTTCAATAGTGAAGGAGGCTATGATTAGTTGTTTCTTCATCACCTTTGCACATATAGCATCTATATGGAATTCTCCATCACCTCCTTTTAAGTCGTTCTGATGTCAAAATCCTCCCCCAAAGTAGTTCCCATGTGAAGAAACTTACCCTCACCAGGACCCATGGATTCCAAACCAAGCTTGTGGGGAATGCCTCAGAATTTTCAATAGAGGAGTAGAGAGACTTAATAGAAACCATCTTATCCTCTATACAACTGCAAATCGACAACGCCTATAGTTTCTTGAAAAAGGCTTGCACCACTTTATCTAGTTCCTAGACATGGATCTGTCTCAAAAACCTAGGGTTCCAACATCCACTCTCCCCAATTTGCTCCCACATCTCAGCTACCCATGCACCTTTGAAGGAAGCTATTGAGAGTAGCATAGGGAAAGCCTCACCTAACCTAGGGTGCCAAACTTGCCCACTATGATTTTCCTCCAGAATCTATTTCTATCAATGGTAAACCTAAAAAGGCATGTAGCCAACAAAACCTTGTTTAAAAGCATTGAACTCTTAATACCCTTATCTTCAGCTAAATACTAGTTGATCAGATGTCATTTCCTTTCAAAAACCTCTCTCACCTAACGCAAAATAAcgtaggaataaaaaaggatgaAGTATATAGTCAATCTAGAAAGGGTATTCTTGATAATTGTGACTCTTCTTCCCTTACAAAGATACTACCATTTTCCAGAAGACACGCCTTTTTGCATGTTCCACCCTTCATAGATCCAATCCatattgctttaaaaaaaaaaaagcacctTGCAGGATCCTTAACTAGATGAATGAGAACTAGTCTACTCTGAAATCAAGGAACAAGCATAAAACCTCCACCTGCTCTAGAAAGCATACATGAATAAGTTCATTGTTCGCTAGTTTAATTCTAAGACTTGAAGCCACTTCAAAGCACAAAAGATACATATGAAATACCAATTGGCTTTTAGAGTGCTCTATATAAGGTTCTTGTACTTAGCTACTTAGCATCCAATAATCAATTTTATGATCTAAACTTTATCTACCTACTTCTTAGTGCCATTTCACCCCACACAATTTCCAATTTCACCACCAAAGCCTTATCAACATGTATTATCTTCCTGCTGATGGAAATGAACAAAGGCTTTGAGGATGGTAACCCgttattcaaaatgataaaggaaatcaacAAATTACCCACCAGATAAACATGCATTTGGAAGCTGTTTAGATGCTATAAAGTACTACACCATCATTTTAGTAGCACCACTTAAAATAGTAGAGGGTTCATTGCACTGGGTACACCCAAATGTTTGAAATTGACTTCTCTGAAACCTCTCTAGAAGTTGAACCCAAGTTAATTCTATTTGCATGGCTCTATTTTGTGAGTTGTAACTATATCAAGCTAGGTGTGTGTTGTTTAGGAATGCATGGGGTTGGTGTTGCTTCTCACCAAATCAATACTAAGAATGCTTTTCTTTAAATACTTTCTTCAACAGAGCTGATCaagtaaatataaaagaaaaagaaatttatggGCTAAAGTACTCTCCCAATGCATGACTTGATACACATATTTGGATATCAGCAAAGTGGCATGATCAttattttctgtttcttttttattttttctttggtgTATCTTAACAATATTATTGTTTCAAGAAGTGGCTGCTTAGATTATGTTTGGATCAACTTTTAAGAACCCAAAAGCTCAATTTTAAGCTTAATAAAAgcttttatatttgtttaactaattttattcaaagagcttatggttttaaaaaaaaaaaaaaaactcaaatacaaaaactagaaaaatgttgtttttttaaGCTCTATTTTAGTTCATGCAGGAAGTTCTTTcctgtttaataaaacttttacaatACCAATATTGTCCTTTAAAAATTGTACCTTGGGTTTCAATTTCAGCTTTCCGATAAAGCCAAAAAGGGGAAGTTATCCCAAAAGAGGGCTTAGTAGTGATGACTTGAACATTCGTGACTCATCTTGGCACTTCCATATGAAAGATCTCGATCAGTTTGTAGAAGCAACCAGATCATGTAATGCTTTTTAGTTATATTGTGGAAGCATGTCATAATTTATTAGGAAAGACAATATGCTGGTTACTGGACCAGTCAAGATGAGTATTGAGCCTAGTGCTGAGTTTGACAACAAGCAAGGAAGGTGAAACACTGATGTTGGAAGAATGGGCGCTCCTAAAACAGATCTCACTAAAACTTTTTTATGCTTGGTAAGTTAGTCAGCAACACGTTTTTACCATATGCAAG of the Vitis vinifera cultivar Pinot Noir 40024 chromosome 10, ASM3070453v1 genome contains:
- the LOC100243430 gene encoding mannosyl-oligosaccharide 1,2-alpha-mannosidase MNS3 isoform X2; the encoded protein is MITQTMLTSNLKRDCISCSTGKFLVLLMIGGLAYLMLTNTSSGHSDSNGLAKGVIFKGGIKEGDKSIMDGGNRFRRFWRKPPRLPPRLSPDEKGSNNSFIHDPVKLNADSIWIARQQSVKKAFIHAWSGYKKYAMGFDELMPLSHRGVDGLGGLGATIVDALDTAMIMGADEVVTEAGSWIETHLSHRIKEKGQVNLFETTIRVLGGLLSAYHLSGGEQGMNSTHMGPKSIVYLETAKQLADLLLSAFTSSPTPIPFSDVVLRDHSAHPAPDGQSSTSEVSTLQLEFNYLSTVSGDPKYGVEAMKVLEHLKTLPKVEGLVPIYISPHSGEFNGENIRLGSRGDSYYEYLIKVWLQQGAERDGNFKYLYDMYEEATKGIRHLLVQKSIPKGLVFVGELPSGSKGAFSPKMDHLVCFLPGTLALGATKGITKEKAMKDNLLTFEDLENLKLAEDLAKTCFEMYSVTSTGLAPEIAYFHTEDYFEQGLDGGNKSSEYMNDIIIKYADRHNLLRPETVESLFVLYRITENPKYREWGWQIFEAFEKHTKVDSGGYSSLDDVTRLPPQRRDKMETFFLGETLKYLYLLFADSTVIPLDKFVFNTEAHPFPIKGMSKSE
- the LOC100243430 gene encoding mannosyl-oligosaccharide 1,2-alpha-mannosidase MNS3 isoform X1 yields the protein MSKSLPYSMKDVHYDNAKFRHRSCFKMITQTMLTSNLKRDCISCSTGKFLVLLMIGGLAYLMLTNTSSGHSDSNGLAKGVIFKGGIKEGDKSIMDGGNRFRRFWRKPPRLPPRLSPDEKGSNNSFIHDPVKLNADSIWIARQQSVKKAFIHAWSGYKKYAMGFDELMPLSHRGVDGLGGLGATIVDALDTAMIMGADEVVTEAGSWIETHLSHRIKEKGQVNLFETTIRVLGGLLSAYHLSGGEQGMNSTHMGPKSIVYLETAKQLADLLLSAFTSSPTPIPFSDVVLRDHSAHPAPDGQSSTSEVSTLQLEFNYLSTVSGDPKYGVEAMKVLEHLKTLPKVEGLVPIYISPHSGEFNGENIRLGSRGDSYYEYLIKVWLQQGAERDGNFKYLYDMYEEATKGIRHLLVQKSIPKGLVFVGELPSGSKGAFSPKMDHLVCFLPGTLALGATKGITKEKAMKDNLLTFEDLENLKLAEDLAKTCFEMYSVTSTGLAPEIAYFHTEDYFEQGLDGGNKSSEYMNDIIIKYADRHNLLRPETVESLFVLYRITENPKYREWGWQIFEAFEKHTKVDSGGYSSLDDVTRLPPQRRDKMETFFLGETLKYLYLLFADSTVIPLDKFVFNTEAHPFPIKGMSKSE